The Tissierellales bacterium genome includes a window with the following:
- a CDS encoding GTP-binding protein — MGKEKFERNKPHVNIGTIGHVDHGKTTLTAAITTVLSQRSGAGEVMSYDNIDKAPEERE; from the coding sequence ATGGGAAAAGAAAAATTTGAAAGAAATAAGCCTCATGTAAATATAGGAACAATAGGTCACGTTGACCATGGTAAAACTACATTAACAGCAGCTATTACTACAGTATTAAGTCAAAGATCTGGAGCGGGAGAAGTAATGAGTTATGATAATATAGATAAAGCTCCAGAAGAAAGAGAA